TTGCGGTAACTTCGTTGCGTATTTCTTGCGCTAATGTTTTTGTGTTCTGAAGTGCGCCTCGTAAGCGTGTGCCTGCTGCTTTGTTTCCTTTTTCATAAAATGCCTGTGCATCTTTTTCGGCCGATGCAATAAGTTCTTTCAGTGCTGCGAATTTTTCCATGATACAGATTGTTTTTAAGATCAAGATATAGAGGTCGTTTTGAAAAACCCTAAATCTTTGTGATTATAATTGTTTAATACCGAACAATAGGCTTGGCCGGTAA
This Olivibacter sp. SDN3 DNA region includes the following protein-coding sequences:
- a CDS encoding histone H1, with amino-acid sequence MEKFAALKELIASAEKDAQAFYEKGNKAAGTRLRGALQNTKTLAQEIRNEVTAKKNAK